The DNA sequence AGTAGGTTCTGATGGGGGTCATCCAATTTATGCCTTGATGAATCTCCAGGCAAGCTTTCTTGTCGACCGAAGGCTTTTTTACCTCCGTCAAGTAGATGGACCCCGTCAAATTTTGTGTTTCGGCCGAGGCTAAGCGAGAGAGAGCGTCGGCTCGGCCATTGTCCTCCCGACCGATGGCGCTTAATTCGAATGTTTCGAAAAACTGAGTTTGTTCCCGTACCTTAGCGGCGTAAGCCTTCGTTCGAGGCTCTTTCTGTTCATATTCCCCGGAAAAGTGCTTGACGACCAGCATGGAGTCACTGAAAGCCCTTAAATGCCTTACTTCTAGATTCTTTGCTAGTCCCATTCCTGCCAGGAGGGCTTCGTATTCGGCCTCATTGTTGGTCAAAGGGAAAGTGAATCGGATGGCTTGACAAATCTCAAATCCATCGGGACTAGAAATGATCAATCCGGCCCCACACTTTGACCCGGCCACCGACCCATCTACAAACAACTTCCACTTTCCTGGAGTCCGGATGAGCTGCTCTTTCGGCTCCAAATCCTTCGGCCCCGAAAAAATGCACTCCACCATGAAGTCAACCAAGGCTTGGGCTTTGATGGCTGTTCGGGGAACATACTCTAAGTCATATTCCCCCAATTCTACAGACCAGGCGACGACTCTGCCCGAAGCCTCCGGTCGACTGAGGATCTTCTTCAAAGGTTGGTCGGTGACCACTTGTATCGTTCGCCCTTGGAAATAGTGTCGCAATTTTCGGGAGGCCATGACCAGCCCATATGCGAACTTCTCGGCATTCGGGTATCGGGTTTCGGCATCCCTCAACATATGAGACACATAGAAGACCGGATGTTGGTTCTTCTCGTGTTCCTTCACTAAGACCGCACCAAGGGTTCGGTCACTTACTGCCAAGTACAGCTAGAGAGTCTCCTTCGGATCGGGCCTCAGCAGTAGGGGTGCTTTAACCAGATATTCCTTTATTTCTTCGAAGGCCTTTATACAGTTCGGCCCCCACTCAAAATTCTTCGCTCCCTTCAAAACTTCAAAGAAAGGGAGCGCCTTTTCCGCCGACCGAGAGATGAACCTGCGGAGGGCTGCCAGTCGCCCCGTTAACTTCTGAATGTCCCGAATGGTCTTCGGGGCTTCCATTTCTAACACTGCCTTTATCTTCTCAGGATTCGCTTCGATCCCCCTTGCACGGACCATATACCCTAGGAACTTGCCACTACAAACCCCGAAGGTGCACTTGGCGGGGTTGATCTTCATGTTGTTCCGTCTTAGGGTCTCAAAGCATTCTTTGAGGTCATCGGCGTGATCTCGAAACAAGGACTTTACTATCATATCATCGACGTAGCATTCCATGTTTCGGCCTATCTGATCGGCGAAGACTTTGTTCACcatcctttgaaaagtggcccCCGCATTTTTCAGACCGAAGGGCATCTTGATGTAAGCATAGGTTCCCTTCGGGGTGATGAATGCTGTCTTAGGAATATCCTCGGCATCCATGGCGATCTGATGATAGCCTGAAAACGCGTCCAAAAAGCTGAGTATTTGATAGCCAGAGGTGGCATCTATCAGCTGATCGATGTTCGGCAGAGGGTAATGATCCTTCGGGCAATTTTTGTTGAGGTCGGTATAATCGACACACATTCTCCATttgttgtttgactttttgaccacCATCACATTCGCCAACCACTCAGGatactcaatttcttcaataaaCTTGGCCTCCAGTAACTTCTCCACTTCGGCCTCAATCACCTTCTGCCTTTCCACAGCGAAGTTCCTCTTCTTCTGCTTAACGGGCACAGCCTGTGGATGAACATTTAGCCTGTGCCGAGCGATCGACTCATCCAACCCCGGCATATCTTCGGGCCCCCAGGCAAAAACATCATGGTACCGACGGACCACATCAATCACCTTTTCCTTCAGCCCTGGTTCCATATCTTTACCGATCCGAACCATCTTTCCCGAGCACCCTGCATATAATTCCACCTCTTCGGTCTCAGTGCCCGGTTCGGCTATCGGGTTTGAGAGGTCATTTCCAAACTTTTCCAACTCAATGTGTAGGGCATGGCCGCTGCCCCCAGGACCATCTTCGGCTCGGCGCCGTTTGTTTCCTTCGGCGCCGCCTAGATACTTGTCTTTCTCCAAGTCTTCCAGCATAATGATCCGAGCGGCCTTCTGATCACCTCTCATCTCCCCCACTCCCTTCTCGGTCGGGAACTTCAACTTGAGGTGGGGAATAGAGGCAATGGCTTCGAAAGCAGTGAGAACAGGCCTCCCCAAGATGGCATTGAAAGGACTCTCGACTCGGACCACATAGAACTTGACCTGTTTTTCCACAGTATAAGGGGATTTACCGAGCAACAAGGGCAAGTGGATCGTACCTTCGATCGGGACGGGTTGATTGCCGAACCCATAGAGAGGTGCCTCATAGCAGGTATCGATCTGCTTGCCTTCTAGGTTCATCTTCTGGTAGGTGTTGTAGTAGAGGACGTTAACAGAACTTCCCCCATCAACCAGGACCTTCCAGATCTTATTTTGACTAGGGGTGATCATCAAACCGCACAAACCACaaaaaccgcccgcaccgcaccaaaccgcaccgcgatacgtggtttttaatttttgtggtgCAGTTGCGGTTTGAAATTTCATCAAACCGCAaggtgcggtgcgggttgcggttttaGTTTTACAAAATGTGGttaaaaccgcaccgcaccgcatgtaatatattatataaaaaatcaaatatattatatatatatatatatatatatatatatatatatattttacagtagaaggataaatatttttaaattatttccgGAGTAGAAgggtaaatatttttaaatttcttcaaGTGTTCTGCTTGTTAATTTCTATATAGTAAGGTTTTTGCAAACTTGGTAGTGGGTTGAAACTAGAGGTTTAACCTTAGATTTCGCTACAAATTCTATTTCAAGTACATCATTATCTAGCAGTGTCCAAATAATCTAACTTCTCCaagaagaattttaaaatagatttaagTGAAGAATAATTATGTTGGTATAAATATTGCTGGTTCCTATTGGTGATCCACTTAAACGAGAGAaagcaaaatttaaaaataaacagaCCTTTAGGCGACaacattttacaaatatattcgtgatttaattttcattattattattattatttcatttttgtttcttcaaaaaatattagattattcataaattttataatttaattataacaaataatttgaatgtataaaccgcataaaccgcacCGCAACCGCACCGCCTTTTCGTTGTGCGGTTTATGTGGTTTTAACTATCcgcggtgcggttgcggtttgagaaTTTGACAAAACCGCATATGCGGTTTGGTTTGCGGTTTTAgccaaaaaccgcaccgcctgcaccgcgatcacccctaatTTTGACCGATCACGGGATTAATGACCAACGGATCCTCGTGCGGCAGCATAACATCCTCATAGTCTTCTTGTGAGAACATTATAGGATACGACTGTTTGGTGGAATTGATGCTGTAGAGGTTGTAGACCTGTCGGGCGTACTTCTTCTTGGCTGTCTTGCTACTTCGGTCCAGGATTGTTCCCCCAAAAATCGTTCGGACCTCACCTCTGTACCTCTCACCCTCTTCGGGCGCCTTCCCTTtatcttctttgggacccaaccGATCCCTCAGATCCTTAACATACTGGTTCAAATCACCAGCCTTGACCATCCTTTCTATTAACTTCTTCAAGTGGTAGCATTCATCAGTATTATGCCCGTTGTCCCGATGATAGTCACAGTACTTATCAGAGTTTTTCTTGTAATCTGGGATCTTCATCTTTGGTGGCCGAACGAATCCTGGCTTCCCCTTAATCTCGTTCAGAATCTTGGAGACAGATGTGTTCAGAGGAGTGAACACAGTGCTGTCTCTATCTCTCCTTCGCTCGGCCCCTCTGTCCAACTTCTCATCCCTTTCATCTCTTCTGCCTCGGTAGCCATCGTTTCTTTTTCCTTTGCCGTCCGAGCGGGAACTGTACCGATCATCTTTCCGGTCGTTCTTATGTCCCCCAATGGACTCCATCTTCCTTCTGATGCTCTCCCCCCGCAATTAAATGTCATTCAACGACTTAGGGGGTATATCGTACAAAGATGATCGGAGCTTCTTACCCTTCACCGGATCCAGACCAGCCATCAGGAATCCTGCAGCCTTCACCTTATCCAGGTTGGTGACCATCCCAGCTTCTTCCTTGAACCTGGCCAAGTAATCGCCCAGCTCCTCATTGGGTCTCTGTCGGCAATGAATAAGGGCCTCTGTATCCTTCTCTCTTCGGCACAAGTGAGAGTAGTGCCTCAAAAACTTGCGCTTCAACTGATCATAAGAACTGACCGATCTTGGACGCAGGGATCGGTACCACATCGTAGCAGACCCCTTTAGGTAGGTCTTGAACATCTTGCAGAGCATGATGTCGCAATGCCCCATTCCGGTCATCAGGGACTCGTACTTGTCGCAGTGATCGATCGGGTCGCCCTTCCCGTTAAATTCATTCATTTTCGGGAACTGTCTACCCGGGGGCGGCCGATATTGCTCGATCTCCTCGACTATCACTGGCTCATGGGTCAACGTCTTGTCCCCAAACATGGCCTTCTCCATTCGGCGGAGTCGGTCCCTAACGTGGGGGCCTTCCTCCCCTTCGGTATCCGAAGGTGTGACATGCCTGTGACGAGGCCCTCGGGAGTGTGACTCGGAGTCCGAAGACCCGTCTTGGTCTTCCCGATTCCTCTTCTTATTTCCTTCGCCTCCTGGCGCTCGATCTCCTTCGGCCTCCAAGGCTTCTCGGAGGGCTCTCTCCTGGAGCTCAATCTCTTCCCTTTGTAGCTGGAGGGCCTTCAGCCGTAGTTCATCGGCTTCCCTCTTCTTGGCTAATCGGGCAGCTTCTTGCTCTTTGGTCTTGGAAGATTGGGCTTTAGCAGCCTGCTCTTCTCGCCATTTCAGCAGCATCTGCTGTTGTTCCTCGGGGGTGGGCAGCAGCCCTTCGGGACTGTTGCCAAAGTCAAAACCGGGGTTTGGGTTGGAGGTGTTTCCAGGGGTTTGTTCGGTTGTGTTTGTCATGGTGTTGATTTATAAGAAATTCTACTTGCAggtcccacagacggcgccaatgtTGGAGCCAAAGTTCTGCCAGATGCCGAAGTCTGAAAGTGACCTGAAATagagaagaatgcgagggattgtccccccgattcacctccggcgtgagaataagtTAGTGGCTCTAAGAAGGGGCTTTGGAACTGCAAGCGTAAGTGTGTGTGTATGAGAGTATTTGTGAATATGTATGTGAATGTCCTTTACCCTTGATTTACCTCCTTTATATAGGGGGGAGATGAACCTGGGCTTTGTAACGTTTCCGTCCGATGCGGGAGGGAGGTAATGGTGTGTTAATGAGGCGGGATCTCTGCCCTTCGACCGTTGCAGACTAGGAGCGTGGGTGGAGTTCAAATAGTGGGCCGGACCTCTTTTGGGCCTTAGTGAATTGGGCCTAGAGGCCTATAACCCAACAGATAATTTTTCAGATCAATCTTCAAATTATTTCAGAAAGCAAGATGGACAAATTGCGAAAACTCAAATTACCATTGCATCAATGCTAAATCAACATTGAAATGAACATTTAAACACAAGAACgaagtaaataattaaattggtatCCAATTCTATCATACATATTTATTATTGGTGCATGTTACTTGGGAACAAAAAATTTATCGAACGGACTTatttgctactccctccgtcccattttaacagcCTTTTTAGAATTTGGTTGTTGTCCCAAAATAAGtggatttttcttgttttcgtGAACTATTTGGTAGGTGAATTTCAATTCTACCCCTCATTAATGCACCTTATATTTTCTATGCAATACAAATAGTGGTTTAGTTTGACTTTACTAGGGGTAGCTAGGTAAAAGTATTCaaataacggtttttctatggtgtgcccatgggcacacactaagcaccaaaatttatgaatttggatgATTTCTATTGGCTaaccttctttaataatggtggacccccctgcagttGCAACAACCACatcaatcaaaaccctccaattttataaatgttagtgcttagcatgtgcccatgggcacacactagacaaacccttcaAATAAACACCTCcataaatgtaaaaattggtttgtgtgcatctctctaaaaaagcagttaaaatgggacagagggagtatgtttcCTTGTGTGATCAGCTCTTCAACTGCATCAGTGAGAATCATATCCTACTGGTCATCAGTCGACTAAATTGACATGAAAAAACTCAATTACTCTTTTTCAATAAAGTTCTTTTTTAAACGCAACAATCAATAAGCACTTTATgagaaaatccaaaaaatatatagtcaatATTCAATGCAATAATACCTTTTAATTTGTGGTGTATAACTGTATATGCAAGCCGGAAAGAAAGAAGCATCGCAAATACATGGAAAGGGACTTGTTGTTGGagtccataattattatttaatccgtACAAaagaataatactccctcccccccgcattttgagactctatAGTTGTATAATGTTTTtccaaaatttttttttaataaaaatttaaatattaaatttttattcagagaaaaatatttaaaaaatatattatgaaattatattttaaatgagtgtAAAAAAACGTGTCGaaaaataacgtaaaaaaataagagagaCAGAGTGAGTAAGTGAGTAGTAATTTTCCATCTCAATTATAATGCAATTGTGGTCCATATTTAATCATACTTCCAACCAAACAGTGAATATGGTTGGCTTATTTCGATTTTGGACAATACTCCAAACAAGACCGGGAGTAAAATGGTGTGCATCTTTTACAAAATTAGGAGATGCTGCAACAGATATGGATTCCTGCCAATGCACAGTGTTAAGGACTTAAGGACTTATATTAGCGGGCCTATCCGCTTTAAATGTAAAACCATAATTATTTGCACGTCTGATTTAGATATGGGAAATTCAATTGCAAGTTTCATAACTGTGACTTTGTGATGTGGGTCGGATTGTTAGaatctcattataatttttttaatcaaagaatatgaatattctatgtgttaagcgatctgaaaacaaaacgattatttgtttaattctTTCATAATCAGATTGTAGTTTACAGTTTGGGATTTTGTCCCGACTTGGTTTTAACATCTTCTTGTTAAGCGTTTCATCTTAATAATATCAtttgtttgtaaaaaaaaaaaatatatgaagatatatttaattcgaattttaaacaaatattagaatttGAAGCACTTAATTAAAacttgaatttattttaaaatcctaATGGCGTTtagtcataattttaaattagaattcaACGGGTGGTATTTGATTggaattatttgaaaattctttaGAACATATTGTTATTCAAACAAAATGATGAatacttttatattttagaattgaAGGATTTTATAAGATTATTcggtatattatttttcttatttatatttcaagaaAACATTTCATAATTcacaagattttaaaattttgtagttAAATCTTGTGTAAAACTACATcaattttatcttaaatttgCTAGACTCCatgcaaaaatataattttgatctttcatctcaaaatatttaaaatgactCAAAAATAATTCTAGATGTATtagttttttccaaaaaaaaatcaactcataaataatatcaatataattCAGTAAAAATCTATTTAGAAATCAGTCCacgtaaaatttatttataataatgaaATATAGATAGAGCCATAGATGATGTATAGCAGAAGATGAGATTCCGAGcgtaaaataaataacaaagcaTATTTACAACGTGGCGAAACATGGACAAAAAAGCCAAACACGGGAAACACGTGGCTTAGGGAAAAGAAGCACACGTATGTATAATTATCGAAAAAGAAGCAGCAGAAAAAATagtatttaaaaacaatatagCAAGTGTGATGAAGAGGACAAAACCAAGACAGCTAGCAATGCGCATATACACACCTACttcctctttttttatttttgtttgagtTTATCAATTTAACGTCGTTGTTTACGTCAGACTTCAACGCATCTGGCGGCGCTCATATCCTTTTTCTGCCAGCTGTCCGTAGTGGACCCGCCAGTTGTTTTATCCGACCCGGCCAGGTGGCTCCagctatttttatttttcaggtTAATAAAgatgaaataaataatttaaattaaaaaaatctgtgAATATTAATGTTTGTAATATATTCGAATGTATGCGTCAAAAAACAGGACCAAAGTCACAAAGCTGAGACAAAACGAGTATACAATCTTAAACcacataataaattaatatatttaataattttaaacttttccTACTTCCACTGGCAACCACTAATATAATTCTGTCTCCTTTTCCAAGTTTCAAAATATTGTTCCAATCATCTTTTGGAATAAAGTCTCCGACCATTTTTATAGAAATCTTTAGAATAATACTTTTTAAATGAATTATTCATGCCTGGTCTATTCGTCGTTATAGGATTCTGATTAAATAATAGTAGATGGCAAAGAACAGTGACTACCTCATGTTCATACTGCATTTAAATTGAAATAtggttaaataaaaattactccctctgtttttttttatatgacgctttgacttttggcacacacttttaaataCTTTGACTGGgtagttaaaatattattttttaaatttttttctgaataaaagtattgattatatattattattcaaaaaaagaaattttaaaaaataatatatttaactacccgatcaaaacacttaaaaacgtgtgccaaaaatcaaaacatcatataaaaaaaacagagggagtattttaatAACCAATTTTAGAAGCTGTAGTAAAAATACTAgataaaacttaaaaattttgtcaaattttaacctttttttcaaaaaattcattttgataaccaaaatttcaaattacagACCAAAATACATAgttaaatatcataatatttaGTCAGTATACGATTAAATTGATAGAGGGAATTctgaaataatattatcttcatattttcattaaatttttttattacacaGCTACTACTGCTATCAAAGAAACCTAGCTAAAAGCTAATGCAAATTGAATTCAGAACTATTCACATTCTTAATTACATCCTGGCACTAATAGCAAACCACAACCACTTTGTACCCACCCGACCCGACATATTTCAAAACCCGGTCAACCCTCCACGTAAAAGTCAAAAACCACCCGCACGAATGCCTCATCTCCGGTCCTTAACTTAAACCAACTGCGCACATTAAAATTAACCCAAAGTATCCCACAAAGCTGCGCATTTTCTTTCCGCGAATCCAACTCTTTTATTCTCCAAATCATACATTACTTCAAACCCTTGCTGTTGATAATTCCCTAGCAACCCACTGGGCCCATCCGATTCCGGAAAATCTCCACCGTTCATCAACATAACACACCCCACCTTCCTCTTATTTTTCCCATCATCTCCACCGTCCAAAAATtcgtaaaaataattttttcgagGCATTACGACACTAGAGTTACCcacaaaatgaaaaataagtTGCGGCACATTTTTAACCGAGTCGACGTAGTAACATGGACTCAGTCCGGTTCGGTCCTCCACGTGGCTAGCTCGTTTGTAAAACGTTTCAACCCGGCGGCTGAACTCAGTGACTAGTGGCTTGTACATTTCGGCTGGTAACATTGTGTATGTAGTCCCCGAATCAACCACCATTCCACCGTTCCCTTTTTTATCTACCGCGGTTAAACTTAACGGCGCGGTTAATCTTTTTTTACCGACTGTTACCGCCTCTAACCCGACCAAATAAAAATACGGATGTGTCGGATTTTCTAGTAACGGAGTGTAGATAAAATCGATAATGTCGTTTTGACTTTCGACACGTTTATTTTTATTCTCGGGCACGTAGCGCCCGAGAATAAGGGGACTAGGTTTACGAACTCGAGCCGAGTCGAACGAGTGCGAAATTAGGCAATACGAAAATTGGTTACCGAGATGAGGATTTGACGTGGCAAGCTGAGCTGGCAAGGAAAGGGCCCCACGGCCGAAGCCGGCTACCCCGATCGGCTCGCCGAGCGCGTCGTGAGCGCAGCCGAAAGTGAAGTTGTGAAGATTAAGCGACGGATTCGACATCGGTATTTCCAAAGTGTCGCGGTATAATTCCGCGACGAAACTTCCGTCGCCGTAGGCGTAATAAAACGGCGGACACGAAAATTTCGCGCAGTCCGAGACTTCGATGTCTTCGAGCGGACAGCGAGCCATGGCACATAAGTCCGAGGATTGAATACGAGAGTGTACGGAAGAGCATGCACGTGCCTTGCACGGGACCTTTTTGGCGGCGGAGATATTAAGAGGTTTAAGGTTGGAGATGGTTGAAGGGGACTTGCCTTCGCATAACATGCAGGAGAAGGGGGAGCAGGGGAGCCAAACGACGTCGCTGCCGGTGTCCATGTAGAGAGAGATAGTTTGGGaggagagagagaaggagagagtGTAGTCTGTGCcgggggagagggggagagagacgTGGTGGTGGCGTTGTTTGTGGTTGCGGAAGCGGGTGGAGGAGTGGGAGGTGGTGGATTTGAGGAGGTGGGGAGTGGAGGTGAAGGAGGAGTGGGAGAGAGAgtgggagagagggaggaggAGAGGCTTTGAGGAAGAGAGATAGGCGTTGTGGGCGAGAAAGAGTGTGAGGAGGGAGATGAAAACAGAGGCAGCCATGGGAGAAACAGGGGAGGGGTGATAGGTTTGGAcaagtgtgtgtttgtgtgtgttattTATAGGTTAAAATTAGCATGTACAAAAGAGTGAAGGTTTGATTACATATTAGAGGAAAAGGATTAGAGAGATTGAAAATGAGAGTGAGGGTGGGAGTGGGGAGGGTGTTTTTGCAGGAAGGTTCTCGAATAGTTTTTGTACAAGAGTTTAAAGATTTCAAGGtcataaagtaatattttcctCGCTTCTTCGAGTCTTACCCACtctgttttaaaatatttgacgTTTGATTTTTCAACACATAATTTTAAGAGCTTTGACtgcatacttaaaattattatatttaaaattttctttttctgaataaaattattaatcttatactttaattcataaaaaaaaaatagaaatattaatTCTAACTATGCAGTCAATGCACTTAAAAGTGTGGGCACAAAAGTCAAACTTCAAGTATttgaaaacagagggagtatttaacaGACAGtcctaaatcttattttttgAAGTTTAAGATTAGTCAAACGGGTTCATAATATTATTGTTGAATCGAATGTAAGGAATAAGGATAAACTTCAATAGGTAAAATTATTCTGCTTTGAGTATAGTTGAGCCGGGTCTAAAATTTATAGTTCAAACTTAAGTACTCACTCTCAAGTCTTGAGTCTCTTGACTAAAATTTTGAGCTTGATTTCAAAGTGGAGCTTGGTCCAAGCATGAGGCTCGATGACACCGGAATTAACTAGAAggtgaaataaaaaaaagggtGGGGAAATGTGAGTAAAGTGGAGCAGGCACTTTGAGAAGTGACCAAAGTACATTTGTGCTCTTTCAATCGcctatttattactccctccgtcccagtcatttgtatacaaatggctgggacacggagaccaagaaaatggGTAAGAAGTGAGTAAAGTttgatgaaaagtgggtatagtggtgggacctatttatatttaataataaatttgagatggtggaggaaagtagtgggtgtaatagtgtttatattattatagaatggagatagtggaagaaagtaatTGGTGTAATAATGtttcatattataaaagtttactacttttggaatgtatataattgatgggacgtcccaaaaaagaaactgtatacaattcattgggacggagggagtaactgtaCTAGTAGGTAAACAATTATATACTCTGAGACCCCCAGTCACCGCCTCTcgtattaaatcaaaattattataataaatctaTTTCCAAATTGGCTAATTTAGTTCGctaattcaaatttgatg is a window from the Daucus carota subsp. sativus chromosome 8, DH1 v3.0, whole genome shotgun sequence genome containing:
- the LOC108198332 gene encoding uncharacterized protein LOC108198332, which encodes MESIGGHKNDRKDDRYSSRSDGKGKRNDGYRGRRDERDEKLDRGAERRRDRDSTVFTPLNTSVSKILNEIKGKPGFVRPPKMKIPDYKKNSDKYCDYHRDNGHNTDECYHLKKLIERMVKAGDLNQYVKDLRDRLGPKEDKGKAPEEGERYRGEVRTIFGGTILDRSSKTAKKKYARQVYNLYSINSTKQSYPIMFSQEDYEDVMLPHEDPLVINPVIGQN
- the LOC108197392 gene encoding probable aspartyl protease At4g16563, which gives rise to MAASVFISLLTLFLAHNAYLSSSKPLLLPLSHSLSHSSFTSTPHLLKSTTSHSSTRFRNHKQRHHHVSLPLSPGTDYTLSFSLSSQTISLYMDTGSDVVWLPCSPFSCMLCEGKSPSTISNLKPLNISAAKKVPCKARACSSVHSRIQSSDLCAMARCPLEDIEVSDCAKFSCPPFYYAYGDGSFVAELYRDTLEIPMSNPSLNLHNFTFGCAHDALGEPIGVAGFGRGALSLPAQLATSNPHLGNQFSYCLISHSFDSARVRKPSPLILGRYVPENKNKRVESQNDIIDFIYTPLLENPTHPYFYLVGLEAVTVGKKRLTAPLSLTAVDKKGNGGMVVDSGTTYTMLPAEMYKPLVTEFSRRVETFYKRASHVEDRTGLSPCYYVDSVKNVPQLIFHFVGNSSVVMPRKNYFYEFLDGGDDGKNKRKVGCVMLMNGGDFPESDGPSGLLGNYQQQGFEVMYDLENKRVGFAERKCAALWDTLG